GCTTGTAGTTATATTAACTACCtaataaatggaaaagttagaaatcataataattatttataaaatacagtctataaaatttaacatgGATTTCGTTCGGGAATACATTTTATGTGATACTGGGGTTAGAGATGACGCTATTGTATGTTCttctaaaataaaattcttagATCGTGATGTATATCATAGAATGAGATACTTATATGATTTGTACGATAAATATAATGGCTTAAAAGAATCTAGAGAATATGTTGATGATAATACATGTGATAAACTTAGAAATtttgtttcaatttttaattatatggCGATTGATCATGGTACGAATGACAGAGAATTACTTAATAGATTAACAGATCTTAGAAAATTAATTgatatgaatatattgttGTCTAATAATACGTGTAACCCcaagataaatttttttaatttaccaGAACCCAGTACAAAGgctcaaaaaaatcaagATCAAGCCCATTTTCAAAGAAATGGGCAACAAGAAACATCATCAAAATCTCCAAAGATATCATTAAGAACACAAGAAACAGTTCCAATATTAACAAAAGTATCAGAAGTACCAAAAGTTGTAACATCTTCAAGAGGATCAGAAAAGGTAACAAACCTAAAGGAATCACATCATACAGAAGAATCagtatttttaaaaccatTGGGATCTGAATGggaaacaataaattataatccaCGATCTTCTCATGGACAAGGACGTTCACATGTGCAAAGACCTGAAGAGTCATATCCAatgatggaaaaagaaaagggacaTACTGAAGGAAGAATGTATCCATCAAATTCAACTTCTgaggaagggggaaaatcaGGGATATTAGGTTCCATTAGCGGCGCT
The sequence above is drawn from the Plasmodium cynomolgi strain B DNA, scaffold: 0471, whole genome shotgun sequence genome and encodes:
- a CDS encoding hypothetical protein (putative), encoding MEKLEIIIIIYKIQSIKFNMDFVREYILCDTGVRDDAIVCSSKIKFLDRDVYHRMRYLYDLYDKYNGLKESREYVDDNTCDKLRNFVSIFNYMAIDHGTNDRELLNRLTDLRKLIDMNILLSNNTCNPKINFFNLPEPSTKAQKNQDQAHFQRNGQQETSSKSPKISLRTQETVPILTKVSEVPKVVTSSRGSEKVTNLKESHHTEESVFLKPLGSEWETINYNPRSSHGQGRSHVQRPEESYPMMEKEKGHTEGRMYPSNSTSEEGGKSGILGSISGALGEVDPVPVVGVSGGIKNLKLYLCSQ